One window of the Bacteroidetes bacterium SB0662_bin_6 genome contains the following:
- a CDS encoding TonB-dependent receptor plug domain-containing protein, with product MWWVSTPRNLFIHSSVSVSTPRISVLACAPTFVLAVVLLIGAAPAHAQSAATTGIIRGTVYNASGEPVPDASVIIHHLETGLRTVAETTSSGTFARALLPRGTYTIRVVSEVNLGEIRRENLVLHVGETLDVDLAFQAIEIEEITVTAEQTPLLDPEDATRSQRLSEEIVDALPNNGRNLIDLTLLTPGVAISQGPDGEVLNIGGQRGIFNNFMVDGADFNNPFFGEQRGGQRPAFTFNQDAVEEMVVVSQGAPAEFGRSSGGFINVVTRSGTNEFRGSAHYFGQWDAISSEYRPHRGGGKPEFGRNQFGFTFGGPIVRDRAFFFVAYDQQIASETKQTSRAVRSPAELGKLDIFLRTRWPQLFDAEFGPISRSDDARAVTAKLDFHLNTLNQISVKYNYAWSEQVNGTFDVDSWGLSANGVEQDHSHAVNVGLRSLLGNTAFNEFRAQWAIERRPRHYQGPILPGAVPPPTPQFDAIGGRPFPDIAMDFADGFRIGLPFFLPIDPGEDTRLQLIDNVSFLTGDHLFKAGIEYNRTKVEQQFIGFANGRYIFDSVDGFMGFVEQGNRYVTCSDGSSSPEGICPEGASITGPVLLYLQSATVPGTSPEDLGRQAFYTNELALFIQDTWKIGTRLVLNLGLRWEGVWHPDVFVEPEETFYAPYLNDPRFPSDGTIPDDLNNFQPRLGLTWNVGGKDATVVRANAGSYYARIPGLVFAQHRSTNGAFQQILFRSSADAPVLGPVPPIDELIDGASTTPFLPEIHVSDRELQLPRTWSFSAGVDHAFGNGLAASISWQHARTDNLFRFVDRNAAVLGSPFGPGTHPGGGGITSLYTLESSARSRYHGITVGARGRDAFDGLLDFETSYTLAFDRSDDDNERDPFTFTYADARNLAPEYGWSDRDRRHQFTGYFVFSLPGKVSFSNIFRYLSASPVSESCALRGERAAVPSDRICADGTILQRNTLRRDNEFFTWDVRLSRTFGVQQRVEIIVDLFNITNADNFLDTALGSLLFNFDGAIRSGLGDTRRAQVGVKVRF from the coding sequence ATGTGGTGGGTATCGACGCCGCGTAATTTGTTCATTCACTCGTCAGTATCCGTGTCCACTCCCCGAATTTCCGTTCTCGCCTGTGCCCCGACATTTGTTCTCGCCGTGGTCCTGCTCATTGGCGCGGCGCCGGCGCATGCGCAGTCCGCGGCAACCACCGGCATCATACGAGGAACGGTGTATAACGCCTCGGGCGAGCCGGTACCCGACGCTTCGGTGATCATTCACCACCTCGAAACCGGTCTGCGCACCGTGGCTGAAACCACTTCCTCCGGCACCTTCGCGCGGGCGCTGCTTCCACGGGGGACCTACACGATCCGGGTGGTCTCCGAAGTCAACCTCGGGGAAATCCGCCGCGAGAATCTGGTGCTGCATGTGGGTGAAACGCTCGACGTGGATCTCGCTTTTCAGGCCATCGAAATAGAAGAAATCACCGTGACCGCCGAACAGACGCCTTTGCTCGACCCCGAAGACGCGACCCGGTCGCAACGCCTGTCCGAGGAGATCGTGGACGCTCTGCCCAACAATGGCCGCAATCTTATCGACCTCACGCTACTGACTCCCGGCGTGGCCATCAGCCAGGGGCCCGACGGCGAAGTGCTCAACATCGGCGGGCAGCGGGGCATCTTCAATAACTTCATGGTGGATGGGGCCGATTTCAACAACCCCTTCTTCGGCGAACAACGGGGCGGACAGCGACCGGCGTTCACCTTCAACCAGGATGCCGTGGAAGAGATGGTCGTCGTAAGCCAGGGGGCCCCTGCCGAGTTCGGTCGTTCTTCGGGCGGCTTCATCAATGTCGTGACGCGTTCCGGGACCAATGAATTCCGGGGATCGGCGCATTATTTCGGACAGTGGGACGCCATCTCCTCCGAATACCGCCCGCACCGGGGCGGCGGCAAGCCGGAGTTCGGACGAAACCAGTTCGGGTTTACGTTCGGCGGCCCGATCGTCAGGGATCGCGCGTTCTTTTTCGTGGCCTACGATCAGCAAATCGCGTCAGAGACCAAGCAAACCTCGCGGGCTGTCCGCAGCCCGGCGGAACTCGGCAAACTGGATATTTTTCTGCGCACCCGATGGCCCCAACTCTTCGACGCCGAATTCGGGCCCATTTCCCGCAGCGACGACGCCCGCGCCGTCACCGCCAAACTGGACTTCCACCTGAATACCCTGAACCAGATTTCGGTGAAGTACAACTATGCCTGGTCCGAACAGGTAAACGGCACCTTTGACGTGGACTCGTGGGGACTCTCGGCAAACGGCGTCGAGCAGGACCACTCACACGCTGTCAATGTCGGCCTGCGCTCGTTGCTGGGAAACACAGCGTTCAACGAATTCCGGGCCCAGTGGGCCATAGAGCGCCGCCCCCGGCACTATCAGGGGCCCATTTTGCCCGGCGCCGTTCCCCCGCCCACCCCCCAGTTCGACGCCATAGGCGGACGTCCCTTCCCCGACATCGCCATGGATTTCGCCGACGGATTCCGGATAGGCTTGCCGTTCTTCCTGCCGATCGACCCCGGCGAAGATACCCGGCTGCAACTCATCGACAATGTTTCTTTCCTGACGGGCGATCACCTTTTCAAGGCCGGGATAGAGTACAACCGGACAAAGGTAGAACAGCAATTCATCGGTTTTGCCAACGGGCGCTATATATTCGACTCGGTGGACGGCTTTATGGGATTCGTCGAGCAGGGAAACCGGTACGTTACCTGTTCGGACGGGTCGAGCAGTCCGGAGGGAATCTGTCCGGAAGGCGCTTCGATCACCGGGCCGGTGCTTCTGTACCTGCAGTCGGCCACGGTGCCCGGGACGTCCCCCGAAGACCTGGGACGGCAGGCTTTCTACACCAACGAACTGGCGCTGTTTATCCAGGACACCTGGAAGATCGGGACCCGTCTGGTCCTGAATCTCGGGCTGCGCTGGGAAGGGGTCTGGCATCCGGATGTGTTCGTAGAACCCGAGGAAACGTTCTATGCACCTTACCTGAACGACCCGCGTTTCCCGTCGGACGGGACGATTCCCGACGACCTCAACAATTTCCAGCCCCGGCTCGGGTTGACCTGGAATGTCGGGGGCAAGGACGCCACCGTCGTACGCGCCAATGCCGGCTCGTATTATGCGCGCATACCGGGGCTGGTCTTCGCGCAACACCGCTCCACCAACGGCGCATTTCAGCAGATACTGTTCCGAAGCAGCGCCGATGCCCCCGTGCTCGGTCCCGTGCCGCCGATCGACGAACTGATCGACGGGGCAAGCACCACGCCCTTCCTGCCCGAAATTCATGTAAGTGACCGGGAACTGCAACTGCCGCGCACGTGGTCGTTCAGCGCCGGGGTGGACCATGCCTTCGGAAACGGTCTGGCAGCGAGTATCTCCTGGCAGCACGCGCGCACCGATAATCTTTTTCGCTTCGTAGACCGCAACGCCGCCGTGCTCGGATCCCCCTTTGGGCCGGGTACGCATCCCGGAGGCGGCGGCATCACTTCCCTGTACACCCTGGAAAGCTCGGCGCGCTCGCGGTACCACGGCATCACGGTCGGCGCGCGCGGACGCGACGCATTCGACGGACTGCTGGATTTCGAAACCAGCTACACGCTCGCCTTCGACCGCTCGGACGATGACAACGAGCGCGACCCGTTCACCTTCACCTACGCGGACGCCCGCAATCTGGCGCCTGAGTACGGCTGGTCCGACCGTGACCGCCGCCACCAGTTCACCGGCTATTTCGTTTTCTCGCTTCCGGGCAAGGTGTCGTTCAGCAACATCTTCCGGTATCTGTCGGCCTCGCCGGTGTCAGAGAGCTGCGCCCTGCGGGGGGAGCGCGCCGCGGTGCCGTCGGACCGTATCTGTGCAGACGGGACGATCCTCCAGCGCAACACACTGCGGCGGGACAACGAGTTCTTCACCTGGGATGTGCGGCTGTCGCGTACATTCGGGGTGCAGCAGCGGGTGGAAATCATCGTGGACCTCTTCAACATCACCAACGCCGACAATTTCCTCGACACCGCCCTTGGATCACTCCTTTTCAATTTCGACGGCGCGATCCGAAGCGGGCTTGGGGACACACGCCGGGCTCAGGTAGGAGTCAAGGTGCGCTTCTGA
- a CDS encoding class I SAM-dependent methyltransferase, producing the protein MSHSVRQHLQVDIEAYDASIRSFIPGYEAMLERAAEEIARVKPERILDLGAGTGALAEVILKRWQAGVVELVDVDGEMLSRAGSRLRRFGERVRLRRQSFNDPLPGCDAVAASLSLHHVADMGAKTALYGRIAQALRAGGVFVNADVTMPGADPDRAADYAAWAAHLVACGIDEAQAYRHFDEWSDEDTYFPLDRELRAMREARFEAECVWRQTPSTVLVGRKRNVSYIE; encoded by the coding sequence ATGAGCCATTCCGTTCGCCAGCACCTGCAAGTCGACATCGAAGCCTACGACGCGTCGATTCGCAGCTTCATTCCCGGCTACGAGGCGATGCTTGAACGGGCCGCGGAGGAAATCGCCCGGGTCAAGCCGGAACGGATCCTCGATCTTGGCGCCGGGACGGGCGCGCTGGCGGAGGTGATCCTGAAAAGGTGGCAGGCAGGCGTCGTGGAGTTGGTGGACGTGGACGGGGAAATGTTAAGTCGTGCCGGGTCGAGGTTACGGCGCTTCGGGGAGCGGGTCCGTTTGCGCAGGCAGTCATTCAACGATCCGTTGCCGGGCTGCGATGCGGTTGCCGCCTCCCTCTCCTTGCATCATGTGGCCGACATGGGCGCCAAGACTGCGTTATACGGCCGCATCGCGCAGGCGCTACGTGCAGGGGGCGTTTTCGTCAATGCCGACGTGACCATGCCGGGGGCGGACCCCGACCGCGCAGCGGACTACGCTGCCTGGGCGGCGCATCTGGTGGCCTGCGGCATCGATGAGGCGCAGGCCTATCGGCACTTTGACGAGTGGTCGGACGAGGACACCTACTTTCCCCTTGACAGGGAGCTTCGGGCGATGCGTGAGGCGCGGTTCGAGGCCGAGTGCGTCTGGCGCCAAACCCCGAGCACGGTTCTCGTTGGCCGCAAGCGGAACGTAAGCTACATCGAGTAG
- a CDS encoding quinone-dependent dihydroorotate dehydrogenase: MYDILRSALFRIAPEQAHYAAACAARTAQLVRAGGALEKMFGFEDTRLEQALWGNTFSSPIGLAAGFDKNASLVPFWPTLGFGFAEVGSVTAYSSRGNPKPRAFRLIEDEALINRMGLNNKGVRSISRQLRRTAPRSRIPIGINIASTHGREITGNSAVEDFRMSFKTIADQAAYIALNISCPNTRDGKTFEDPESLEVLLKAIMEQRKKSAPDVPVLLKMPPPVSDRIVFDSTLRETVRLALEYGIAGFVATNTATDREGLTTPPARLRAIGRGGLSGRPLEARATHLVRRLYRLTEGALPIIGVGGVFSAEDAYRKLRAGASLVQIYTALVYRGPGVVRDIKTGLVQLLENDGFDSITDVVGIDAA, translated from the coding sequence ATGTACGACATTCTTCGATCCGCGCTGTTCAGGATAGCACCTGAGCAGGCCCATTACGCAGCTGCTTGTGCAGCCCGAACCGCGCAATTGGTGCGGGCAGGAGGAGCGCTGGAAAAAATGTTCGGGTTCGAGGACACGCGCCTCGAACAGGCCCTGTGGGGCAATACCTTTTCCTCTCCGATCGGTCTTGCCGCCGGTTTCGACAAGAACGCCTCTTTGGTGCCATTCTGGCCCACGCTGGGATTCGGCTTTGCGGAAGTCGGCTCGGTCACAGCCTACTCCTCCCGGGGGAATCCAAAGCCGCGCGCTTTTCGCCTGATCGAAGACGAGGCGCTCATCAACCGGATGGGACTCAACAACAAAGGGGTGCGCAGCATTTCCCGGCAGCTTCGACGAACCGCACCCCGAAGCCGGATTCCGATAGGAATCAACATTGCCAGCACACACGGCCGCGAGATCACGGGTAACTCCGCGGTGGAAGATTTCCGCATGAGTTTCAAGACCATTGCGGATCAGGCAGCCTATATCGCACTGAATATTTCCTGTCCGAATACGCGCGACGGCAAAACCTTCGAGGATCCTGAATCCCTGGAAGTTCTGCTGAAGGCCATCATGGAGCAACGAAAAAAATCGGCGCCCGACGTACCCGTGCTGCTAAAAATGCCGCCCCCCGTTTCCGACCGGATCGTGTTCGACAGTACCCTTCGGGAAACCGTGCGCCTTGCCCTGGAATACGGAATCGCGGGATTCGTGGCCACCAACACGGCAACCGATCGCGAGGGGCTCACCACACCCCCGGCGCGGTTGCGCGCCATCGGGAGAGGCGGACTCAGCGGACGGCCGCTCGAAGCCCGAGCCACGCATCTTGTGCGGCGCCTGTACCGCCTCACGGAAGGGGCTTTGCCCATCATCGGCGTGGGAGGCGTATTTTCCGCAGAAGACGCCTATCGGAAACTCCGCGCCGGAGCCTCGCTCGTACAGATTTACACGGCACTTGTTTACCGCGGCCCGGGGGTGGTGCGCGACATCAAGACAGGATTGGTTCAATTGCTTGAAAACGACGGGTTCGATTCGATCACGGATGTGGTGGGTATCGACGCCGCGTAA
- a CDS encoding peptidase S9 yields MFRTASLLACLSIFLTCAVLTPTLASAQYFGRNKVQYDHFDFKHFETEHFIIYYYPEEEQAVRDAGRMAERWYSRHSRTYLREFKEKKPLIFYANDADFHQTNVIGGLIGEGTGGVTESIKQRVIMPLTGSYAETDHVLGHELVHSFQYDIGLSDQDPIRFNLALLPLWMIEGTAEYLSVGRSDPHTAMWLRDALLRDDLPTIEQLTRDQRYFPYRFGQAYMAYIGGKYGDAAVANLFKLAGRAGVDSAFVYTLGITTDSLSTEWKQVIRKTYEPFMEDKAPPEESGQRILAPEIDGGEVNLSPALSPDGEYIAFLSERDLFSINLFVANAKTGEVISSLKNPAANPHMDALRFIQSAGSWSPDGRQLAFVSFAGGDNRISIFDVRRRRVRQNIAVEGVTALTNLAWSPDGSSIAFTGLEGGISDLYVLNLETDAVRQLTNDRFADLQPDWSPDGRYIAFTTDRGEGLTDFDQLEYQKKGLALFDLERNEIRPLRPFGNVLHHNPQFSPDGDDLYFISDQNGFKDVYRLNLSSGEVYRLTNLATGVSGITALSPAMSVADRTGQMSFSVFSDNAYTVYLREPDELTGEAVQPQPAGHVATAGVLPPIRSLNEGLVGNYLNDAMTGLPSLGLQWPGKEYQSNLQLDYVAPPTIGVAAGGLYGTQVAGGIGFAFSDMLGDRNLYLVAQAQGTFKDIGGQASYIDLGRRINLGASAGHIPLLYGYSVGGFVGGAQVVEQLRQRIFIDQVSGIAQYPFSQTRRAEANAGFVRYGFDNEVEQFVGSGFTFGRNRVDTDDSIFFQGITEQEPIYFFQAGLAFVGDYSFNGFTSPISGGRYRLEIAPKIGSSTFVTGLVDYRQYLYIQPVTLAVRGMHIGNYGAESTGDLFTTQYLGYSYYPGFVRGYNFRSFEASECLADANIPGRGAVCSSMDRLQGTHVALSSVEVRVPFLGTEQLGLIPFPYLPTELAAFVDGGVAWTEEDLPVLKFDRTTNERVPVFSVGMSARVNILGYIVLETYYAFPFQRPDAGWQLGFRVTPGW; encoded by the coding sequence ATGTTTCGAACCGCTTCCCTGCTTGCCTGTCTCTCCATCTTTCTCACATGTGCGGTGCTGACGCCCACGCTGGCCAGCGCACAGTACTTCGGTCGAAACAAGGTCCAGTACGATCATTTCGACTTCAAGCACTTCGAGACCGAGCATTTCATTATTTACTATTACCCTGAAGAGGAACAGGCGGTTCGCGACGCCGGACGCATGGCCGAGCGCTGGTACAGCCGGCATTCCCGCACGTACCTCCGGGAATTCAAGGAAAAGAAGCCGCTCATCTTCTATGCGAACGACGCCGATTTTCACCAGACGAATGTCATCGGGGGACTCATCGGCGAAGGCACGGGGGGCGTCACCGAATCGATCAAGCAGCGGGTCATCATGCCGCTTACCGGCAGCTACGCCGAAACGGACCATGTGCTGGGACATGAACTCGTCCACTCCTTCCAGTACGACATAGGTCTCAGCGACCAGGACCCGATCCGGTTCAATCTGGCGCTCCTGCCGTTGTGGATGATCGAAGGCACGGCGGAATATCTCTCCGTAGGACGATCCGATCCCCATACGGCCATGTGGCTGCGGGATGCATTGCTCCGCGACGACCTGCCCACGATCGAGCAATTGACGCGCGACCAGCGCTACTTCCCGTACCGGTTCGGACAGGCATACATGGCCTACATCGGCGGGAAATACGGCGACGCCGCCGTAGCGAATCTGTTCAAGCTGGCCGGGCGGGCCGGCGTGGATTCTGCTTTCGTGTATACGCTCGGCATTACGACCGACTCGCTGTCCACGGAATGGAAACAGGTGATCCGCAAAACCTACGAACCGTTCATGGAGGATAAAGCGCCCCCCGAGGAATCGGGGCAGCGCATTCTGGCTCCTGAAATCGACGGAGGCGAAGTCAATCTTTCTCCTGCGCTCAGCCCCGACGGAGAATACATTGCGTTCCTTTCGGAAAGAGATCTGTTCTCGATCAACCTGTTCGTGGCCAATGCAAAGACGGGCGAGGTCATCTCGAGCCTGAAAAATCCGGCGGCGAATCCCCACATGGACGCGCTGCGATTCATCCAGTCGGCCGGATCCTGGTCGCCGGACGGAAGGCAGTTGGCCTTCGTTTCGTTTGCGGGCGGGGACAACCGGATATCCATTTTCGACGTCAGGCGGCGCAGGGTACGGCAAAACATCGCCGTGGAGGGAGTCACCGCGCTGACGAACCTCGCCTGGTCGCCGGACGGATCGTCCATTGCGTTTACCGGCCTCGAAGGCGGCATCAGCGACCTGTATGTCCTGAATCTGGAAACGGACGCCGTGCGCCAGTTGACCAACGACCGGTTTGCGGACCTGCAACCGGACTGGTCGCCGGACGGAAGGTACATTGCCTTTACGACCGATCGAGGGGAAGGCCTCACGGATTTCGATCAACTGGAGTATCAGAAAAAAGGCCTTGCGCTGTTCGATCTGGAGCGCAACGAAATACGGCCCCTGAGACCCTTCGGTAATGTCCTGCACCACAATCCCCAGTTCTCTCCGGATGGCGACGACCTGTATTTCATCAGCGATCAGAACGGGTTCAAAGATGTCTACCGGCTCAACCTGTCCTCCGGGGAAGTGTACCGGCTTACGAATCTGGCGACGGGCGTCAGCGGCATCACTGCACTGTCTCCGGCCATGTCCGTGGCCGACCGCACCGGCCAGATGTCCTTCTCGGTATTCTCGGACAACGCCTATACGGTATACCTGCGCGAACCCGACGAACTGACAGGCGAGGCCGTGCAGCCCCAACCTGCCGGCCATGTCGCTACGGCGGGCGTCCTGCCTCCGATCCGGTCGCTCAACGAAGGACTGGTAGGCAACTACCTCAATGATGCGATGACGGGCCTGCCCAGCCTCGGCCTGCAATGGCCCGGAAAGGAGTACCAGTCGAACCTCCAACTGGATTATGTGGCGCCCCCGACTATCGGGGTAGCGGCGGGCGGATTGTACGGAACGCAAGTCGCCGGCGGCATCGGCTTTGCGTTCTCGGACATGCTCGGCGACCGGAACCTGTACCTTGTAGCGCAGGCCCAGGGCACATTCAAGGACATTGGGGGCCAGGCCTCCTATATCGATCTCGGACGTCGAATAAATCTCGGGGCATCGGCAGGGCACATCCCCCTTCTGTACGGCTATTCCGTAGGCGGATTCGTAGGTGGCGCGCAAGTGGTCGAGCAACTCCGGCAACGCATCTTCATCGATCAGGTATCGGGGATTGCCCAGTATCCTTTCAGTCAAACCCGCCGGGCCGAAGCGAATGCGGGTTTCGTGCGGTACGGATTCGATAACGAAGTGGAGCAGTTCGTGGGATCGGGCTTTACATTCGGTCGAAACCGCGTCGACACCGACGACTCCATATTTTTCCAGGGCATTACGGAGCAGGAGCCTATCTATTTTTTCCAGGCCGGGCTGGCCTTTGTCGGAGATTACTCCTTCAACGGATTCACTTCGCCGATCAGCGGAGGGCGCTACCGCCTCGAAATCGCCCCGAAAATCGGGAGTTCGACGTTTGTGACGGGACTCGTCGATTACCGGCAATACCTGTATATACAGCCGGTCACGCTGGCCGTACGCGGGATGCACATCGGGAACTACGGCGCCGAATCGACGGGGGATCTGTTCACGACGCAATACCTCGGATATTCCTACTACCCCGGATTCGTCCGAGGGTACAATTTCCGCTCGTTCGAGGCGTCGGAATGCCTGGCTGACGCAAACATCCCCGGTCGGGGAGCCGTGTGCTCCTCGATGGATCGCTTGCAGGGTACCCACGTTGCCCTGTCGAGCGTGGAGGTGCGCGTCCCGTTCCTCGGCACCGAACAGCTGGGACTCATTCCGTTTCCTTATCTCCCGACCGAACTGGCGGCGTTCGTGGACGGCGGCGTGGCATGGACCGAAGAAGATCTGCCTGTACTTAAATTCGATCGGACGACAAATGAGCGCGTGCCCGTATTCAGTGTCGGCATGTCTGCGCGCGTCAATATTTTGGGGTACATTGTGCTGGAAACGTACTACGCATTTCCTTTCCAGCGACCGGACGCCGGCTGGCAGTTGGGATTCCGGGTGACGCCCGGCTGGTAA
- the mrdA gene encoding penicillin-binding protein 2: protein MYDYTIRGRVFIGIIVVAMGLLSLRLAQLQLVRTDDYTIESESNAVRERRVLPARGAIYDRGGRALVNNEPSYTITITPRSFDRDNIPLLADLLEVPDSVVSARFTELRRYSAFQPGKAFRDVPEDVFSRVAENFYRLPGVGYDQDFRRRYHTDATAAHVLGYVREITDNELVRLGERGYRQGDLIGKSGLESRYEPNLRGELGSEIKVVNVHGLEVKSWQDGAFDNAPKSGYDIHLGLDAGLQALAESLFVGKRGGAVALDVNSGEILALVSMPDYDPDVFTEAMDPETWNHLITSPEKPLYNRATMNRLPPGSTWKPFMALMALQEGKITPTEHIHCPGYHPLGGPGVFRDMHVHGSIAVEEALEQSCNTFFFELMMRTDVEVFSRYAHMFGFGQRVSTDIGEQGAGLIPDSAYFNQRFPGWGPGFTINLGVGQGDMGVTPLQLARYTAAVANRGMLYTPHLVTRMVHQETGETLYPKITAPQKLPIDEAHFDVVRNGMKRVMEDGTGEWIQIPGIPSGGKTGTAQAPHDREDDSVFILFAPYDDPQIAVAVQVENAGFGAVAAGPIGSLMAEQYLTGSISPSPARQWVLQSVLAVRSEPLETGDDEDGERAAADAESAERESGDDT from the coding sequence ATGTATGATTACACAATACGCGGGCGCGTTTTTATCGGCATTATCGTCGTCGCAATGGGTCTCCTGAGTTTGCGGCTTGCGCAACTCCAGTTGGTCCGGACCGACGATTATACCATCGAATCCGAATCCAATGCGGTCCGGGAACGCAGGGTGTTGCCGGCGCGCGGCGCGATCTATGATCGGGGGGGCAGGGCCCTGGTGAACAACGAGCCCAGCTATACGATTACCATTACCCCACGCAGTTTCGACCGCGACAATATCCCTCTCCTGGCCGATCTGCTGGAGGTCCCCGACAGCGTCGTGTCCGCCAGATTCACGGAACTTCGCCGCTACAGCGCCTTCCAGCCCGGCAAGGCGTTCCGGGATGTGCCGGAAGATGTTTTCAGCCGCGTGGCGGAAAACTTCTATCGGCTGCCGGGTGTGGGGTATGACCAGGATTTCCGTCGCCGGTACCATACGGACGCCACCGCCGCACACGTACTTGGATACGTGCGGGAGATTACGGACAACGAGCTGGTTCGTTTGGGGGAAAGAGGATACCGGCAGGGAGACCTGATCGGCAAGTCCGGCCTCGAAAGCAGATACGAGCCCAATCTGAGGGGCGAACTGGGCTCCGAAATCAAAGTGGTCAACGTACATGGCCTGGAGGTCAAGTCCTGGCAGGACGGCGCATTCGATAATGCTCCGAAAAGCGGGTATGACATTCACCTCGGCCTCGATGCGGGTCTGCAGGCGCTGGCGGAGTCTCTCTTTGTCGGCAAACGGGGCGGGGCCGTGGCACTCGACGTGAACAGCGGGGAGATTCTGGCGCTCGTAAGCATGCCGGACTACGATCCGGACGTTTTTACCGAGGCCATGGATCCCGAGACCTGGAACCATCTCATAACCAGCCCGGAGAAGCCGCTGTACAACCGGGCAACCATGAACCGGTTGCCCCCCGGCTCGACATGGAAGCCGTTCATGGCGCTGATGGCGCTTCAGGAAGGGAAAATCACTCCGACGGAGCACATCCATTGCCCGGGCTATCATCCCCTTGGCGGACCGGGTGTCTTCCGCGACATGCACGTGCACGGCAGCATCGCGGTGGAAGAGGCGCTCGAACAGTCGTGCAATACGTTTTTCTTTGAGTTGATGATGCGCACGGACGTGGAAGTCTTCAGCAGGTATGCGCATATGTTCGGCTTCGGCCAGCGGGTGTCCACGGATATCGGAGAGCAGGGGGCCGGCCTGATTCCTGATTCCGCCTACTTTAATCAGCGCTTTCCCGGCTGGGGGCCCGGTTTTACGATCAATCTCGGCGTCGGGCAGGGGGATATGGGCGTGACGCCCTTGCAATTGGCGAGGTACACGGCTGCAGTGGCCAACCGGGGTATGTTATATACGCCCCATCTCGTAACCCGGATGGTGCACCAGGAGACGGGAGAAACGCTCTATCCGAAGATTACCGCTCCGCAAAAACTGCCGATAGACGAGGCGCATTTCGATGTGGTGCGCAACGGCATGAAACGGGTGATGGAGGACGGGACCGGGGAGTGGATTCAGATTCCCGGTATTCCCAGCGGCGGCAAAACCGGTACGGCGCAGGCCCCCCATGATCGGGAGGACGACTCCGTATTTATCCTGTTTGCACCCTATGACGATCCGCAGATCGCTGTGGCGGTTCAGGTGGAGAATGCCGGCTTTGGGGCGGTTGCCGCCGGCCCGATCGGGTCGTTGATGGCGGAACAATACCTGACCGGCTCCATTTCCCCGAGCCCCGCGAGACAATGGGTACTTCAGAGTGTGCTTGCCGTGCGGAGTGAGCCTCTGGAGACGGGAGATGACGAGGATGGCGAGCGCGCCGCGGCCGACGCCGAATCGGCAGAAAGAGAATCCGGCGACGATACATAA